The Megalops cyprinoides isolate fMegCyp1 chromosome 10, fMegCyp1.pri, whole genome shotgun sequence genome window below encodes:
- the trim71 gene encoding E3 ubiquitin-protein ligase TRIM71: MASFPDSDLQTCPLCKELCGSSAPISSNSSTSSSSSHTSSCSTSSCRRLLVLPCLHAFCRQCLEGQRSPGDPLKLRCPTCDQKVSISESGMDALPSSNFLLSNLLDVVVSSEEHSKTGCRSNSHPHGGLLRPHHLAEPQCSSCDEGNPATSHCLDCQEYLCDNCVRAHQRVRLTKDHFIERLIENLHLASRTNNSNTPVSLSQSYHSNYSLLPVFQDRTKYCQQHDSEVFRFFCDTCSVPICRECSVGHHMGHSFLYLQDAVQDSRALTIQLLADAQQGRQAIQLSIEKAQAIAEQVEIKAKVVQTEVKTITLRHKKALEERECELLWKVEKIRQVKAKALYLQVEKLHQSLSKLDSTIAAVQQALEEGRSMEILLARDRMLTQIQELKTLRGVLQPQEDDRIMFTPPDQALLIAIKSMGLISSGAFAPVTKATGEGLKRALQGKVASFTVVGYDHDREPRLSGGDGVSAVVMAPDGTLSTADVSDHQNGTYTVSYLPKVEGEHLVSVLLCSQHIEGSPFKVLVKSGRSYGSVGLPVASFGGEGDGDGQLCRPWGICVDKEGYVVVADRSNNRIQIFKPCGTFHHKFGTLGSRPGQFDRPAGVACDSQRRIIVADKDNHRIQIFTFEGQFLLKFGEKGTKNGQFNYPWDVAVNSEGKILVSDTRNHRIQLFGPDGTFLNKYGFEGALWKHFDSPRGVAFNQEGHLVVTDFNNHRLLVIRPDCQSARFLGSEGTGNGQFLRPQGVAVDQEDRIIVADSRNHRIQVFEPNGNFLCKFGSQGSGFGQMDRPSGIAITPDGMIIAVDFGNNRILVF, from the exons ATGGCTTCATTTCCAGACTCCGATCTGCAGACATGCCCCCTTTGTAAAGAATTGTGCGGTTCCTCCGCTCCGATATCCTCCAACTCGTCTACCTCATCATCATCGTCTCATACCTCGAGCTGCTCTACCTCATCCTGCAGAAGGCTCCTCGTTCTGCCCTGCCTCCATGCCTTCTGCAGGCAGTGCCTGGAAGGTCAGCGCAGCCCCGGCGACCCCTTGAAACTTCGGTGCCCGACATGTGACCAAAAAGTCTCCATCTCCGAATCCGGGATGGACGCGTTGCCGTCGTCGAACTTCCTCTTGAGCAACCTGCTGGACGTGGTGGTCTCCTCCGAGGAGCATAGCAAGACGGGCTGCAGGAGCAACAGCCACCCCCACGGCGGCCTCCTCCGGCCTCACCACCTCGCGGAGCCACAGTGCAGCTCTTGCGACGAGGGCAACCCCGCTACCTCACACTGCCTGGATTGCCAGGAGTACCTCTGCGACAACTGCGTGCGCGCACACCAGCGGGTCCGCCTAACCAAAGACCACTTCATCGAGAGGCTGATCGAGAACCTGCACCTCGCTAGCCGAACCAACAACTCCAACACTCCCGTGTCCCTGTCCCAGTCCTATCACTCGAACTACTCGCTGCTGCCCGTCTTTCAGGATAGGACGAAGTACTGCCAACAACACGACAGTGAG GTGTTCCGCTTTTTCTGTGACACCTGCTCCGTGCCCATCTGCCGGGAGTGCAGCGTGGGCCACCACATGGGCCACAGCTTCCTCTACCTCCAGGACGCCGTGCAGGACTCCCGCGCCCTCACCATCCAGCTGCTGGCCGACGCTCAGCAGGGCAGGCAGGCCATACAG CTGAGCATTGAGAAGGCCCAGGCCATCGCCGAACAGGTGGAGATCAAGGCCAAAGTGGTGCAGACGGAGGTGAAGACCATCACACTACGGCACAAGAAGGCCCTGGAGGAGCGCGAGTGTGAACTGCTGTGGAAG gTGGAGAAGATCCGCCAGGTGAAGGCCAAGGCGCTTTACTTGCAGGTGGAGAAGCTCCACCAGAGCCTGAGCAAGCTGGACAGCACCATCGCGGCGGTGCAGCAGGCCCTGGAGGAGGGCCGTAGCATGGAGATCCTGCTGGCCCGAGACCGCATGCTGACGCAGATCCAGGAGCTGAAGACGCTGCGGGGGGTGCTGCAGCCGCAGGAGGACGACCGCATCATGTTCACCCCGCCGGACCAGGCCCTCCTCATCGCCATCAAGTCCATGGGCCTCATCAGCAGCGGCGCCTTCGCCCCCGTCACCAAAGCCACCGGCGAGGGCCTCAAGAGGGCGCTGCAGGGCAAGGTGGCCTCCTTCACCGTGGTGGGCTACGACCACGACAGGGAGCCGCGGCTCTCGGGCGGGGACGGGGTCTCGGCCGTGGTGATGGCCCCGGACGGGACCCTCTCAACGGCCGACGTGTCGGACCACCAGAACGGCACCTACACCGTCAGCTACCTGCCCAAGGTAGAGGGCGAGCACCTGGTCTCAGTGCTCCTCTGCAGCCAGCACATCGAGGGCAGCCCCTTCAAGGTGCTGGTCAAGTCCGGCCGCAGCTACGGGAGCGTGGGGCTGCCCGTGGCGTCCTTCGGGGGGGAGGGCGACGGCGACGGCCAGCTGTGCCGGCCCTGGGGCATCTGCGTGGACAAGGAGGGCTACGTGGTGGTGGCCGACCGCAGCAACAACCGCATTCAGATCTTCAAGCCCTGCGGGACCTTCCACCACAAGTTCGGCACCCTGGGCTCCCGCCCGGGGCAGTTCGACCGGCCGGCTGGCGTGGCCTGCGATAGCCAGCGGAGGATCATCGTGGCCGACAAAGACAATCACCGCATCCAGATCTTCACCTTCGAGGGCCAGTTCCTGCTGAAGTTCGGCGAGAAGGGAACCAAAAACGGCCAGTTCAACTACCCCTGGGACGTGGCCGTCAACTCCGAGGGCAAGATCCTGGTCTCGGACACCCGCAACCACCGCATCCAGCTCTTCGGCCCCGACGGCACGTTTTTGAACAAGTACGGCTTCGAGGGCGCCCTCTGGAAGCATTTCGACTCCCCCAGGGGCGTGGCCTTCAATCAAGAGGGCCACCTGGTGGTGACGGACTTCAACAACCACCGGCTGCTGGTCATCCGGCCAGACTGCCAGTCAGCCCGCTTCCTGGGCTCGGAGGGTACGGGGAACGGGCAGTTCCTCCGGCCGCAGGGCGTCGCTGTGGACCAGGAGGACCGCATCATCGTCGCCGACTCCCGCAACCACCGCATCCAGGTGTTCGAGCCCAACGGCAACTTCTTATGCAAGTTCGGCAGCCAGGGGAGCGGCTTCGGACAGATGGACCGCCCATCGGGAATCGCCATCACCCCCGACGGGATGATCATCGCCGTCGACTTCGGAAACAACCGAATCCTAGTGTTCTGA